The Enterobacter kobei genome has a segment encoding these proteins:
- a CDS encoding tyrosine-type recombinase/integrase: MKYAVTSSGGFTSVKKLDDGRYEVDIRPTGRNGKRIRRKFDKKSEAMAFEKHTQYNHHSKEWLSKPTDKRQLSELKELWWKLKGKHEEHGQSYLRKIERFETMTGNPCAFQITKSLITQYCAQRRGEGIKPTTINRDLITLGGMFTTLIESELYNGEHPFRGFKKLKEQTAETGYLTLEEIDALLAALSGDNRKIAVLCLSTGARWGEAARLKAENVIHNRVSFVKTKTNTPRTVPISDDVAAYIVGKARGFLFPEASYAEFRRILKAVKPDLPAGQATHALRHTFATHFMINGGNIITLQRILGHTKIAQTMVYAHFAPQYLQDAISLNPLKGANGGQSVHNVSTP; the protein is encoded by the coding sequence TTGAAGTACGCAGTAACATCATCGGGAGGCTTTACGTCTGTTAAAAAGCTCGATGATGGTCGATATGAAGTGGACATTAGACCGACTGGGCGTAACGGAAAACGCATCCGTCGGAAGTTCGACAAGAAAAGCGAGGCGATGGCTTTTGAAAAGCATACTCAATATAACCATCACTCAAAGGAATGGCTTTCAAAACCAACGGACAAACGCCAATTGTCGGAACTGAAAGAGTTATGGTGGAAGCTGAAAGGTAAACATGAGGAGCACGGTCAATCGTATCTCAGGAAAATTGAGCGTTTCGAAACGATGACCGGAAATCCGTGCGCTTTCCAGATCACCAAGAGCCTGATAACGCAATATTGTGCTCAACGCCGGGGTGAAGGTATTAAGCCAACTACCATCAACCGCGACCTGATCACGCTAGGTGGGATGTTCACAACCCTGATTGAGTCAGAACTGTATAACGGTGAACATCCATTCAGGGGATTCAAAAAACTGAAAGAGCAGACAGCCGAAACGGGCTATCTCACTCTTGAGGAAATTGACGCCTTACTTGCTGCGCTCTCAGGTGATAATCGTAAAATTGCGGTTTTGTGTTTGAGTACCGGGGCAAGATGGGGAGAAGCTGCGCGATTGAAGGCGGAGAATGTGATTCATAACCGGGTGTCTTTCGTTAAGACGAAAACCAACACACCGCGCACGGTCCCGATCTCTGATGACGTTGCGGCTTACATAGTCGGCAAAGCACGAGGCTTTCTGTTTCCTGAGGCCAGTTATGCTGAATTCAGGCGAATCCTCAAAGCGGTTAAACCAGATTTACCGGCCGGGCAAGCGACACATGCGCTGCGACACACTTTCGCCACGCACTTTATGATTAACGGGGGAAACATCATCACACTGCAGAGGATCTTAGGTCATACGAAAATTGCGCAGACAATGGTCTATGCGCACTTCGCTCCTCAGTACCTGCAGGACGCGATTTCGCTTAATCCGTTGAAGGGTGCTAATGGTGGTCAGAGTGTCCACAATGTGTCCACACCCTAG
- the leuE gene encoding leucine efflux protein LeuE, protein MFAEFGVLNFWTYVVGAFFIVLVPGPNTLFVLKTGIGHGVKKGYLAATGVFIGDAVLMFLAWAGVAALIQTTPVLFNIVRYLGAFYLLWLGGKMLWSVINRQNHAHESGTEPASMIMKRALVLSLTNPKAILFYVSFFVQFIDVNAQNTGTSFLILATTLELISFMYMSFLIFSGAFVTRYLKTKKKLAKLGNGLIGLLFVGFAARLASLH, encoded by the coding sequence GTGTTTGCGGAGTTTGGCGTACTGAATTTCTGGACGTATGTTGTTGGCGCATTTTTTATTGTGCTGGTGCCGGGCCCGAATACCCTGTTTGTGTTGAAGACCGGGATCGGTCACGGCGTTAAAAAAGGATATCTTGCCGCCACAGGTGTGTTTATCGGCGATGCGGTTCTGATGTTTCTCGCCTGGGCCGGTGTCGCGGCTTTAATCCAGACCACGCCTGTACTGTTTAATATCGTACGCTATCTGGGTGCTTTCTATTTACTCTGGCTGGGCGGCAAAATGCTCTGGTCGGTGATTAACCGTCAGAATCATGCTCACGAGAGCGGAACTGAACCTGCCAGTATGATCATGAAACGCGCCCTGGTACTGAGCCTGACGAATCCAAAAGCGATTCTGTTCTACGTTTCGTTCTTTGTGCAGTTTATTGACGTGAATGCACAAAATACCGGGACCTCTTTCCTGATCCTCGCCACCACGCTTGAGTTGATTAGCTTTATGTACATGAGCTTTCTGATCTTCTCCGGTGCGTTTGTCACGCGTTATCTGAAAACCAAAAAGAAACTGGCAAAGCTGGGGAACGGGCTGATAGGGCTGCTGTTTGTCGGATTTGCGGCGCGGTTAGCGTCACTGCATTGA
- a CDS encoding HI1450 family dsDNA-mimic protein, with product MEMDLNNRLTEDETLEQAYDIFLELAVDNLDPADVILFNLQFEERGGAELFDPAEDWAEHVDFDLNPDFFAEVVIGLADEDGGEINDIFARVLLCREKDHKLCHILWRE from the coding sequence ATGGAAATGGATCTGAACAATCGCCTGACCGAAGACGAAACGCTCGAGCAGGCCTATGACATTTTTCTCGAACTGGCGGTTGATAACCTCGATCCCGCAGACGTGATCCTCTTTAATCTGCAGTTCGAAGAGCGCGGCGGTGCCGAATTGTTCGACCCTGCAGAGGACTGGGCTGAACATGTGGATTTCGACCTGAATCCTGACTTCTTTGCCGAAGTGGTGATTGGGCTGGCTGACGAAGATGGTGGGGAAATTAACGACATTTTCGCTCGCGTCCTGCTCTGCCGGGAGAAAGACCACAAGCTGTGCCACATTCTCTGGCGCGAATAA
- the oppC gene encoding oligopeptide ABC transporter permease OppC, with translation MMLSKKNSEALENFSEKLEVEGRSLWQDARRRFMHNRAAVASLVVLVIIALFVTLAPMLSQFTYFDTDWGMMSSAPDMESGHYFGTDSSGRDLLVRVAIGGRISLMVGIAAALVAVILGTLYGSLSGYLGGKVDSVMMRLLEILNSFPFMFFVILLVTFFGQNILLIFVAIGMVSWLDMARIVRGQTLSLKRKEFIEAAQVGGVSTRNIVVRHIVPNVLGVVVVYASLLVPSMILFESFLSFLGLGTQEPLSSWGALLSDGANSMEVSPWLLLYPAGFLVVTLFCFNFIGDGLRDALDPKDR, from the coding sequence ATGATGTTGAGTAAGAAAAACAGCGAGGCGCTGGAAAACTTCAGTGAAAAACTGGAAGTGGAAGGTCGTAGTCTCTGGCAGGATGCACGCCGTCGCTTTATGCACAACCGTGCCGCCGTCGCCAGTCTGGTGGTTCTGGTGATCATCGCGCTGTTTGTGACCCTGGCACCGATGCTGTCGCAATTTACCTATTTCGATACGGACTGGGGCATGATGTCCAGCGCGCCGGATATGGAATCCGGTCACTATTTCGGGACCGACTCATCCGGCCGTGATCTGCTGGTGCGCGTCGCGATTGGGGGGCGTATCTCGTTGATGGTCGGTATCGCCGCCGCGCTGGTGGCGGTAATTCTGGGTACGCTCTACGGCTCACTTTCCGGCTACCTTGGCGGCAAAGTGGACTCAGTGATGATGCGTTTGCTGGAAATCCTGAACTCCTTCCCGTTTATGTTCTTCGTCATTCTGCTGGTGACCTTCTTCGGCCAGAACATTCTGTTGATTTTCGTGGCCATCGGGATGGTTTCCTGGCTGGATATGGCGCGTATCGTACGCGGCCAGACGCTGAGCCTGAAACGTAAAGAATTTATCGAAGCCGCGCAGGTTGGTGGCGTATCTACCCGAAATATCGTGGTTCGCCATATTGTTCCTAACGTGCTGGGGGTGGTTGTGGTCTATGCCTCACTGCTGGTGCCAAGCATGATCCTGTTTGAATCCTTCCTCAGCTTCCTGGGGCTGGGTACGCAGGAACCACTGAGCAGCTGGGGCGCGCTGTTGAGCGATGGTGCAAACTCGATGGAAGTGTCACCGTGGCTGTTGCTCTACCCGGCGGGTTTCCTGGTGGTCACACTGTTTTGTTTCAACTTTATCGGCGATGGCCTGCGTGATGCCCTCGACCCGAAAGACCGTTAA
- a CDS encoding ion transporter, whose protein sequence is MMSALIYCEVTVSRLFTSARRRLYHLLFDPETVSGRRFEGLCALFALLSVIVIFIESGVGTQYHLTFDEWHAFVWLELAITLVFTAEYILRVVCWPNPAKYVFSFWGFIDLATILPLYVMWLWPEISLNYVFAWRAMRVIRVLRILKLLRFMPSLRVFWSAIVSARHQLILFYSFIAIVMIVFGALMYLIEGPKYGFTTLNASVYWAIVTVTTVGYGDITPHTPLGRIVASVLILIGYSVIAIPTGLITTHMSSAFQSHKAQRKCPRCHQGEHEQSARFCNRCGSELPK, encoded by the coding sequence ATGATGTCAGCCCTTATTTATTGCGAGGTTACCGTGTCGCGTTTATTCACTTCAGCCCGTCGACGGCTCTATCATCTTTTATTCGATCCAGAAACGGTATCGGGACGCCGTTTTGAGGGACTCTGCGCGCTGTTTGCGTTACTCAGCGTCATTGTCATCTTTATTGAATCCGGTGTCGGGACACAATATCACCTGACATTTGATGAATGGCATGCCTTTGTCTGGCTTGAACTGGCGATCACCCTGGTCTTTACCGCTGAGTATATTCTGCGGGTCGTTTGCTGGCCCAATCCGGCAAAGTACGTATTCAGCTTCTGGGGTTTTATCGATTTAGCGACTATCCTGCCGCTCTATGTCATGTGGCTATGGCCAGAAATCAGTCTCAACTATGTTTTCGCCTGGCGCGCCATGCGCGTGATTCGCGTATTGCGAATTCTTAAATTGCTGCGTTTTATGCCGTCGCTGCGCGTATTCTGGAGTGCCATCGTTAGCGCACGACATCAGCTTATTCTGTTTTACTCGTTTATTGCCATTGTGATGATTGTTTTCGGCGCGCTGATGTATTTGATAGAAGGGCCCAAATACGGCTTCACAACGCTCAACGCATCCGTCTACTGGGCTATCGTGACCGTGACGACCGTGGGGTACGGTGATATCACACCCCATACGCCGCTGGGGCGCATAGTGGCATCCGTGCTCATTCTGATTGGGTATTCGGTGATTGCTATCCCGACGGGGTTAATTACCACGCACATGAGCAGTGCATTTCAAAGCCATAAAGCGCAGCGTAAATGTCCGCGCTGTCATCAGGGTGAGCATGAGCAGAGCGCGCGGTTTTGCAACCGTTGTGGGAGCGAGTTACCGAAGTAA
- a CDS encoding replication protein B: protein MTVMTLDVIQKQPTALRGLVCKYLAQPRWQDTCDFYNQMMERERLTVCFHAQLKQRHSVMRLEEMTEADRERLVCALDELRNAFARHRQIGSSKATFISRLTVSQRRSLFLHAGLTEQEFMMPHWRLNEEDCYWRDKLFRALRELFSLFEYAPTILTSVKPEQYLH from the coding sequence ATGACGGTAATGACACTGGACGTGATCCAGAAACAACCAACAGCGCTTCGCGGTCTGGTCTGCAAGTATTTGGCTCAGCCTCGCTGGCAGGATACCTGTGATTTTTACAATCAGATGATGGAGCGGGAGCGTCTTACGGTTTGTTTCCACGCTCAATTAAAACAGCGTCACTCGGTCATGCGCTTAGAGGAAATGACCGAAGCAGACCGTGAGCGTCTTGTTTGTGCGCTTGATGAATTGAGAAATGCATTTGCCCGTCACCGCCAAATTGGCTCGTCAAAAGCAACTTTCATCAGTCGCCTGACCGTTAGCCAAAGGCGCTCATTGTTTCTTCATGCGGGACTGACAGAACAGGAATTTATGATGCCGCACTGGCGTTTAAATGAAGAGGACTGTTATTGGCGTGACAAACTTTTCCGCGCTTTGCGAGAACTGTTTAGCCTTTTTGAGTACGCACCAACAATTTTAACCTCGGTAAAACCTGAGCAGTATTTACATTAA
- the cls gene encoding cardiolipin synthase translates to MTTFYTVVSWLVILGYWLLIAGVTLRILMKRRAVPSAMAWLLIIYILPLVGIIAYLSFGELHLGKRRAERARAMWPSTAKWLNDLKACEHIFAEENSSVASSLFKLCERRQGIGGVKGNQLQLLTSSDDVMQALIRDIQLARHNIEMVFYIWQPGGMADQVAESLMAAARRGIHCRLMLDSAGSVAFFRSPWAGMMRNAGIEVVEALKVNLLRVFLRRMDLRQHRKMIMIDNYIAYTGSMNMVDPRFFKQDSGVGQWVDLMARMEGPIATSMGIVYSCDWEIETGKRILPPPPDGNIMPFEEASGHTIHTIASGPGFPEDLIHQALLTATYSAREYLIMTTPYFVPSDDLLHAICTAAQRGVDVSIILPRKNDSLLVGWASRAFFSELLAAGVKIYQFEGGLLHTKSVLVDGELSLVGTVNLDMRSLWLNFEITLVIDDAGFGGDLAAVQDDYISRSRLLDARLWVKRPLWQRIAERLFYFFSPLL, encoded by the coding sequence ATGACAACCTTCTACACCGTGGTGAGTTGGCTGGTCATTTTGGGATACTGGCTGTTAATCGCGGGTGTGACATTACGCATCCTGATGAAGCGCAGAGCCGTACCCTCTGCCATGGCCTGGCTTCTGATCATTTACATCCTCCCGCTGGTGGGAATTATTGCCTATCTCTCTTTCGGTGAGCTTCATCTGGGTAAACGCCGGGCCGAGCGGGCGCGTGCCATGTGGCCTTCCACCGCGAAGTGGCTTAACGATCTTAAAGCCTGCGAACATATCTTTGCCGAGGAGAACAGCAGCGTCGCCTCCTCGCTGTTTAAGCTCTGCGAACGGCGTCAGGGGATTGGCGGCGTTAAGGGGAACCAGCTCCAGCTTCTGACCTCCTCCGATGACGTGATGCAGGCGTTGATCCGCGATATCCAGCTTGCTCGCCATAACATTGAGATGGTGTTCTATATCTGGCAGCCCGGCGGCATGGCCGACCAGGTCGCTGAATCCCTGATGGCGGCCGCGCGTCGGGGGATCCACTGCCGTCTGATGCTGGACTCCGCAGGCAGCGTGGCCTTTTTCCGCAGCCCCTGGGCAGGCATGATGCGTAATGCCGGTATCGAAGTGGTTGAGGCGCTAAAGGTAAATCTCCTGCGCGTCTTTCTGCGCCGGATGGACCTTCGCCAGCACCGTAAAATGATCATGATTGATAATTATATTGCCTACACCGGCAGTATGAACATGGTTGACCCGCGCTTCTTTAAACAGGACTCCGGCGTCGGGCAATGGGTGGATCTGATGGCACGAATGGAGGGGCCGATTGCCACCTCGATGGGAATCGTGTACTCCTGCGACTGGGAGATAGAGACCGGCAAGCGTATTCTGCCGCCGCCGCCAGATGGCAACATCATGCCGTTTGAAGAGGCCAGCGGTCATACTATTCATACCATTGCCTCCGGGCCGGGATTCCCGGAGGACTTAATTCATCAGGCGCTGCTGACGGCTACCTACTCAGCGCGTGAATATTTGATCATGACGACGCCCTACTTCGTCCCCAGCGATGACCTGCTGCACGCGATCTGTACCGCAGCACAGCGTGGTGTCGATGTGAGTATCATTTTGCCCCGCAAAAATGACTCGCTTCTGGTGGGCTGGGCCAGCCGCGCCTTCTTTAGCGAACTGCTGGCCGCCGGGGTGAAAATATACCAGTTTGAAGGCGGGCTGCTGCACACCAAGAGCGTGCTTGTCGACGGCGAATTAAGCCTGGTGGGCACGGTAAACCTCGATATGCGCAGCCTGTGGCTGAACTTTGAAATCACCCTGGTGATTGATGACGCCGGATTTGGCGGTGACCTGGCGGCGGTGCAGGATGATTATATCTCCCGCTCGCGGCTGCTGGATGCCAGGCTGTGGGTAAAACGCCCGCTGTGGCAGAGAATAGCTGAACGACTGTTTTACTTCTTTAGTCCGTTGCTGTAA
- a CDS encoding DUF2732 family protein, translated as MQKQNTAQRGMYSALLAQAVSEAQRDLATRFSSQFDGLIAYISKSELNRTEIIELLGQESEKLHNSIFGRAG; from the coding sequence ATGCAAAAGCAAAATACAGCGCAGCGGGGGATGTATTCGGCACTTCTGGCGCAGGCAGTAAGCGAGGCACAGCGCGACTTGGCGACCCGTTTCTCTTCTCAGTTTGATGGGCTTATCGCGTACATCAGTAAGTCAGAACTAAATCGTACCGAGATTATCGAGTTATTAGGCCAGGAGTCGGAAAAGTTACACAACTCAATTTTCGGTCGAGCTGGTTAA
- the oppF gene encoding murein tripeptide/oligopeptide ABC transporter ATP-binding protein OppF — protein sequence MNALDEKRNVLLEIADLKVHFDIKDGKQWFWQPPKTLKAVDGVTLRLYEGETLGVVGESGCGKSTFARAIIGLVKATDGKVAWLGKDLLGMKPDEWRDVRSDIQMIFQDPLASLNPRMTIGEIIAEPLRTYHPKMPRQEVRDRVKAMMLKVGLLPNLINRYPHEFSGGQCQRIGIARALILEPKLIICDEPVSALDVSIQAQVVNLLQKLQREMGLSLIFIAHDLAVVKHISDRVLVMYLGHAVELGTYDEVYHNPLHPYTKALMSAVPIPDPDLEKNKTIQLLEGELPSPINPPSGCVFRTRCPMAGPECAKTRPVLEGSFRHAVSCLKVDPL from the coding sequence ATGAACGCATTAGATGAAAAACGCAATGTGCTGCTCGAAATCGCTGACCTTAAGGTGCATTTCGATATTAAGGATGGTAAACAGTGGTTCTGGCAGCCGCCGAAAACCCTGAAAGCCGTGGATGGCGTCACCCTGCGTCTGTACGAGGGGGAGACCCTGGGGGTCGTGGGCGAGTCCGGCTGTGGGAAATCCACTTTCGCACGTGCCATAATCGGCCTGGTCAAAGCTACCGACGGAAAAGTGGCGTGGCTGGGTAAAGACCTTCTGGGGATGAAGCCCGACGAGTGGCGCGACGTGCGAAGCGACATCCAGATGATTTTCCAGGATCCGCTGGCATCACTTAACCCGCGTATGACCATCGGAGAGATTATTGCCGAGCCGCTGCGCACCTATCATCCTAAGATGCCGCGTCAGGAAGTCCGTGACCGCGTAAAGGCGATGATGCTGAAAGTGGGGCTGTTGCCTAACCTCATTAACCGTTATCCGCACGAATTCTCCGGCGGTCAGTGTCAGCGAATTGGTATTGCGCGTGCGCTGATCCTTGAGCCGAAGCTGATTATCTGTGATGAACCGGTTTCCGCGCTGGACGTTTCCATTCAGGCGCAGGTGGTTAACCTGCTGCAGAAGCTGCAGCGCGAGATGGGGCTGTCGCTGATCTTCATTGCGCACGATCTGGCCGTGGTAAAACACATTTCTGACCGTGTACTGGTGATGTATCTGGGTCATGCCGTGGAGCTGGGCACGTATGATGAGGTGTACCACAATCCGCTGCACCCTTACACCAAAGCACTGATGTCTGCAGTACCCATCCCCGATCCCGATCTGGAGAAAAATAAAACGATCCAGCTTCTCGAAGGAGAATTGCCTTCACCAATTAACCCGCCGTCAGGTTGCGTCTTCCGTACGCGCTGCCCGATGGCCGGGCCGGAATGTGCGAAAACACGACCGGTTCTGGAAGGCAGTTTCCGACATGCGGTTTCCTGCCTGAAAGTAGACCCGTTATAA
- a CDS encoding ABC transporter ATP-binding protein has protein sequence MTIIETATAPQAQQQSNLLLDVKDLRVTFKTPDGDVTAVNDLNFNLSAGETLGIVGESGSGKSQTAFALMGLLASNGVIGGSAKFNGREILNLPEHELNKLRAEQISMIFQDPMTSLNPYMRVGEQLMEVLMLHKGLGKAEAFEESVKMLDAVKMPEARKRMRMFPHEFSGGMRQRVMIAMALLCRPKLLIADEPTTALDVTVQAQIMTLLNELKREFNTAIIMITHDLGVVAGICDKVLVMYAGRTMEYGKARDVFYQPAHPYSIGLLNAVPRLDAEGESLLTIPGNPPNLLRLPKGCPFQPRCPHAMEICNSAPPLEAFAPGRLRACFKPQEELV, from the coding sequence ATGACAATTATTGAAACGGCCACTGCGCCACAGGCGCAACAGCAGAGCAATCTTCTGCTGGACGTAAAAGACCTCCGTGTGACCTTTAAAACCCCTGACGGGGATGTTACCGCCGTCAACGATCTCAACTTCAACCTGAGCGCGGGTGAAACGCTTGGGATTGTCGGTGAATCCGGCTCCGGAAAATCCCAGACCGCCTTTGCGTTGATGGGCCTGCTGGCATCTAACGGTGTGATTGGCGGTTCCGCAAAATTCAATGGTCGCGAAATCCTCAACCTGCCGGAGCACGAGCTGAACAAGCTGCGTGCCGAGCAGATTTCGATGATTTTCCAGGACCCGATGACCTCGCTGAACCCGTATATGCGCGTCGGTGAGCAGCTGATGGAAGTCCTGATGCTGCATAAAGGTCTGGGGAAAGCGGAAGCGTTTGAGGAATCCGTCAAAATGCTGGATGCGGTAAAAATGCCGGAAGCGCGTAAGCGCATGCGCATGTTTCCTCACGAATTCTCCGGCGGTATGCGTCAGCGCGTGATGATTGCTATGGCACTGCTGTGCCGGCCAAAACTGCTGATTGCCGATGAACCGACTACCGCACTGGACGTTACCGTTCAGGCGCAAATCATGACCCTGCTGAACGAGCTTAAGCGTGAGTTCAACACGGCGATTATCATGATTACCCACGATCTGGGTGTTGTTGCCGGTATCTGTGACAAAGTACTGGTGATGTATGCCGGTCGTACGATGGAATACGGCAAAGCGCGTGACGTGTTCTATCAGCCTGCCCATCCATACTCCATTGGCCTGCTGAACGCGGTGCCGCGGCTTGATGCGGAAGGGGAATCCCTGCTCACCATTCCGGGCAACCCGCCAAACCTGCTGCGTCTGCCAAAAGGCTGTCCGTTCCAGCCACGCTGTCCGCATGCGATGGAAATCTGCAACAGCGCGCCGCCGCTGGAAGCATTTGCACCAGGCCGTCTGCGCGCCTGCTTTAAGCCGCAGGAGGAGCTGGTATGA
- a CDS encoding YciY family protein — protein sequence MKRSRTEVGRWRMLRQVSRRKARWLEAQSRRNMRIHAIRKCGLNRHRNALLFAVQDI from the coding sequence ATGAAGCGCAGTAGAACAGAAGTAGGGCGCTGGCGCATGTTGCGACAGGTGAGTCGTCGTAAGGCTCGTTGGCTGGAAGCACAATCCCGCCGCAATATGCGTATCCACGCCATCAGAAAATGTGGATTGAACAGGCACCGCAACGCGTTGCTGTTCGCCGTCCAGGATATCTGA
- a CDS encoding DUF5405 family protein: MSIRIEINNQYVITSDRYQFILQEKKTATSGKNKGKDWLDAVGYYPTIPKLISGLILHDLLTSDLIGFSALEARIERLGKQCLDAFK, translated from the coding sequence ATGAGCATACGCATCGAGATAAATAACCAATACGTCATCACCAGTGACCGTTATCAATTCATTTTGCAGGAGAAGAAGACCGCAACATCCGGGAAGAACAAAGGCAAGGATTGGCTGGACGCTGTGGGTTACTACCCAACTATCCCTAAGCTTATCTCAGGCCTGATATTGCATGATCTTTTGACCAGCGATCTTATTGGTTTCTCAGCTTTGGAAGCTCGAATTGAACGCCTGGGGAAGCAATGTCTGGACGCCTTTAAATAG
- a CDS encoding helix-turn-helix domain-containing protein → MIPVNEKLAIIRESERMNRKEFSDLTGVPYSSLSSYEKGVKDMGIQAVMKILNHPQFKKYTMWFMTETISPEAGQIAPALAHFGQQTTTSSHSDQKTG, encoded by the coding sequence ATGATACCCGTAAATGAAAAGCTAGCGATCATACGTGAGTCAGAACGTATGAATAGGAAAGAATTCAGTGACTTAACAGGCGTTCCATACAGCTCTCTTTCGAGTTACGAGAAGGGTGTAAAAGATATGGGCATACAGGCGGTGATGAAGATTTTGAATCATCCTCAGTTCAAAAAATACACTATGTGGTTCATGACAGAGACGATATCACCTGAAGCTGGGCAGATTGCACCGGCTCTCGCGCACTTTGGGCAGCAGACAACAACGTCATCCCACTCAGACCAGAAAACTGGCTAA
- a CDS encoding regulatory phage cox family protein has product MNRVIDSVSDAVPYQEFARLIGKTPAAVKGMIEKGKLPVVEMTDPQSTSGRAGEYWVYLPAWNKGMKMAYDSRPKEIRDGWLMWLGLGEPV; this is encoded by the coding sequence ATGAATAGGGTCATTGATAGTGTGAGCGACGCCGTTCCATATCAGGAATTCGCGCGCCTTATTGGTAAAACACCTGCAGCCGTTAAAGGCATGATTGAAAAGGGCAAGCTTCCTGTTGTCGAGATGACTGATCCGCAGTCAACGAGTGGGCGCGCAGGGGAATATTGGGTTTATCTGCCTGCATGGAACAAGGGTATGAAGATGGCATATGACAGCCGCCCGAAGGAAATTCGTGATGGTTGGCTGATGTGGCTCGGATTAGGAGAGCCAGTATGA